ACCTGGATCGCAGAACGACCACGACGCGTTCTGGTGCCCGGGCGTCCGGAGACATTCGCGCGTCGGGGGTGGCGGCGATGGAGTGGATGGGCGCGTGCTCCTCGATGCGGAGCGGCGCTGCGGCGGCGCCGGCGTGAATCGGCCAGCGGACGAGCGCTTCATCGTCACCGCCGGCCCAGAGGTGCTCGGGCGTGAGGACCAGGGCGTGGACCTGACGTTCGAGCCCCTCGAAGCGGCGGGGCGGGGCGTCGCCGGGCTCGGCGTCGCGGAGCGCCACGGTGCCGTCGGTGCCGGCCTCGGCGAGCCAGCGGCCGTCGGGGCTGTAGGCCAGCGCCATCACGCTCTCTCGGAGCATGGTGGCCCGTGGCCAGGATGCGTTCCGGTCTTCCGCCTGGACGAGGCTCACCCGGAGCACTCGTCCCGTCATCCCGGCGACGACCACTTCAGGACGGCCGGGGGCCACGGCGAGGGCATAGAGCGGCCGCCGCTCGGAGAGCAGCGTGGCCGGCGCCCCGCCCTCGCCGAGCGGCAGGAGCGTCAGATCCCCTGCGGCATCGGCCGACAGGACGGACATGCCGTCAGGGCTGGGGCGAAGCGCCCAGGGGAAGTTGCGCAGCTGGCCAATCCGACGAGGGGGAGCGCTGGAGACGCCCGACATCGCGACGACGGCATGATCGAGACCCCCGGAGACCCAGCCACCATCGGGAAGCGCGGCCAGCGCGGTCACCTCGCCCGCGTGGGCGGACCACCGGCCCGCGAGCGACCATGTGGCCGTCGACCACGCGCTGACGTTGCCGGCGCCGTCTCCGACGAGCACGGCTTGCCCCGCCGCGACGCTGCGCATCCGCCGCTGCGGGATCCCGAGCTGCCGCACGGCGAGCTGGCGATCCACGCCCGTGCAGTCCGCGACCCTGGCCAGCGCGATCGAGCCATCGTCGCCGGCCACCGCGAACCAGGTCCCGGTGGGATCGAACGCAGCGGCGGAGATGCCCGCCGATCGCTTCAGCTCACACCGCAGCGACCTGTCGGCGAGGCGGAAGACGCGGGCGCTGCCGGCGGCGTCTCCGGCGAGCAGCAGATCGCGCCGCGGGCTCAGCGCGAGCCCGTACACCCAGCGCTCCAGCGCGCCGAGGCGTTCGAGCGCGCCGCCGGGCTGGAGCAGCGTCACCTCGCCCTCGCCGCCGAGCGCGAGGAGGCCGCCAGGCAACGCCACCGCGCTCGCGGCGTCGTACCTGGCTGTCACGGCCTGTCGCCCATTCCACACCACGACACCGGCGTTCCCGCCGGCGAACGCGCGCCACCCGACGCCGGCCGCGCGGGACCAGATGACGCGCGCGGCATGCGCCGTGCGGCACGGAATCACGCGCAAAGGCACGCGCAAAGTGTCCTGATGGGAGGCTGGCATGTCCTGATGGGCACCGGCGTGTCCTGATGGCGGCCGCGCATGTCCTGATGGGAGGCTGGCATGTCCTGATGGCCCCGAAGATGTCCTGATGGCCCCGAGGATGTCCTGATGGCCCCCGGAGTCATCCAGACGGTCACCGCGCATGTCCTGATGGCCGCGTGGTCAGCACCCGGGCCCCGCGGTGCGCACCTCGCTTGGCCTCAACGTCAACCGCTGGCGCTCCGATGACGTTCGTGGTGCACCGGGACATGGCCTGTGAGCAGGGCGCATCCGTCTCGGTCAGCCCCGATCGCTCACCCGCCGAGCCACCGCCGCGCGAGCTCGAGCGTGCGGGCGTTGTCCGGCACGTCGCGGAGGAAGCGCTCGCGCCAGGTCGGATCGCTGAGCTTCTCGGCGCGCGCGAGCAGCGCGGCCCTGGCTGACGCGATCGCGGCGGCGGCCTCGGCGTGTCTGCCGCTCGCGGCGAGCGCCTCGGCGTAGGTCAGGCGGACGAGCGACTCGCCTTCTTCCACGGTGCCGAACTCTGCCAGCCGCGAGCTCGCCCCGGCGGCAGCCTGCATCGCTTCGTCGATTCGCCCGAGCCCGAGCAACGCGCGCGCAAGTACAGCAGTGGCCTGTACGGCGAGCGTCGGTGCGCTCTGCGTGAGCACCACCGCGGCGCGCCCGGCGCGCTCGGCGGCCTCGAAATCGCCCATGGCGAAGGCGATCTTCGCGAGGTAACAGTGCGCACATAGCTCCTGTCGCACCATGCCCGCTCGCCGGCTCGACGTGACCACAGACTCGGCGAGCCCCCGCCCGTCGGCGAGCTGACCACGAGCCGCGAGCACCTGCGCGAGGATGTTCTCGATGCCGAGCTTCAGCTCGTGCAGGTGCATCCGGTCAGCCTCCGCCAATCCTATGCGTATCAAGGGCTCCGCCCTCTCGAAATCACCGATCTCCGCGTAGATGGAACCCAAGTTTGTGCGAGCACTGCATGCATTGCGGTGGTCGCCGGCTTGCTCGAAGGCGAGCAACGCGGCCTCCAGACTGGCAGCGCCGGCGCCCAGATTACCAGTGCAGACCGCGTAGGCCGAGCGCGCGTCGTTGAGGTGCGCGACCACCTCGAGATCTCGCGCTTCCACATTCGCGAGAGCGCGCTCTACGAGATCGAGCAGCGCGGCGCCTTCGGCGTACCGTCCGGCCAGCGTCAGATTGGCCGCGCCGGCAGACAGGCAGCGGAGCTTTGCGCCCTGCACGTCGTCGCGAGCAACCACGTTCGCCGCTTCGGTCATCCAGCGGTCGACATCGTCCAGTCGACCCAGTTTGAATGCGGCCCATACCATGGGGGTAATGGCCGAGAACCATGCGGCCGAGCCGCGCTCCACCTGGGCTAACGCCTCACTCCCCCGCTCCACGGCGAGCATGAGCTCCCCGCGCCAGACATGTGCCTCCGCCTGGACACGCCGGAGCCTGCCGGCGGTGTCCCCTGCAGCGCCGCAGCCGATACCCCGGTCGGCCCGCACGATCGCCGCACCGAGATCGCCGCCCCGGAGCGCCTCCTCGGCCGCGCGAAGGTACGCCTCCGCCGCCCGCGCCTGCGCGCCACCGATCTCGAAATGCTCGGCCAGCGACATCGCGTCCGCGCCGCCGGCGCGGTTTAGCCAGTCGCCTGCGAGGCCGTGGCCGACGCGGCGGTCGCGCTCGGTGAGCGTGCCATATGCGGCTTCCCGCACCAGCGCGTGCCGGAACCCATACTCCACCTCGCCCGCGATTCGCGCGTCGTACCGTCGCACGATGAGCTCCCGCCGCGCGAGCTCGGCAAGCCGCCGCGCAACGGGCACGCCGCCCACGAGGGCTGCAACCCCGCCGTCCCAGAACGTCTCCCCGAAGACGCTCGCCGCGCGCAGCACGCGGCGCTCCTCGATGCCCAGCGCCTCGAGCCGCGCCTGCACCATCGCAAGCGCCGTCTCGGGCATGCCCTCGCCCCGGCCCTCAGCGACCGCGCGGATCTGCTCCTCCAACACGAACGCGTTGCCCTCGGCGCGCGCCAGCAGCTCGTCCACTTGACCCTCGCCCACGCCGTCGCCGAGCACCTCGCGCACGAGCCGCTCGCTCGCGCGCCGAGGCAGCGGCGCGAGGCGGAGCCGAAGGCCCTTGCGCTCGCTCCAGAGCACCGGGAACAGCTCGTGGACCTCCGGGCGGGCGAGCGCCAGCACGAAAAAGGGCAGATCCGCAGCGTGCTGGAGCGCGGCGTCGACCAGGGTCACCGTGGGCAGGTCGCCCCAGTGCAGATCCTCCAACACGAGCAGCACCGGCCGCCGCTGGCACTCGGCCTTCACGAAATCCTCGAATGCCTCGCGGAGGCGGTCGCCCATCAACAGTGAATTCCGTCGCGCCGCGTGGAGCTGCACATCGCGCTCGTCGGGGAACGGCGCCCCGACAAGCTCGCCGAGGAACGCCGCAACGTGGGCGCCCTTGCCCCCGAGGCTGTCGAGCTGCTCGACCCGGGCGAGCACCTTGCTCCGCCGCACCTCGAGCGGCTCGCCATCGAGGATGCCCATGGCGCGGCGGAGCGCCTGAGCGAGGAGGCCGAACGCGGAGCCGGCAGCCATGGGATCGGCCCTGCCGATCAAGACCTCGACCGCGCCGCCGGCCTCCTTGAGGGCGCGGAGGAATTCCCAGGCGAGGCGCGACTTGCCGAGGCCCGGAGCGCCCACGACGACCACGGCGCTCGCGGTGGGCTCGTCCACACAATGGCGCCACTCGGTCGAGAGCTGCGCGAGCTCGCGCTCTCGCCCGACGCACGGCGTTGGCTTACCGAGGAGCGTGGGGATCGTCTCCGGCTCCTCCTTCGGGCCCCGCAGCCAGGATCCTTCGGCCTCATGCGTTATATCGAAGCGGCTGGCGAGCAAGCCCGCCGTCGCGCTGTCGAGCCGGATGCCCGACCCCGCCGCTCGGGCATACCGCGAGAAAAGCTGAACGACGCGATCGATCAGCACACCGACCGGCAGCCGGCCGGCGACCTCTGCCAGCCCTGTGGCGATGGCCATAGGCAAGCCGCCGAGCTCCGCCCGCAGCGCGAGCACGCAATGAGCCGCGCGCGCGGCGAGATCCGTCGGGGCCTCGGCGCCGGACAGCGCGATGAGCAGCCACTGCGACTGGAGGAGCTCGAGGCGCCCGCCGTGCCGCACCGCGATATCGCGCAGCGCCTCCAACCGCGCCGCGCCCTCGGCCTCCGAGAGCGTGGCGTCCGTCTCCGGGCTGCCGTCGGCCGCCAGGATGACGCACATGACCCGGCGCTCTGCCGTCGTGATCTCCACGAGCGGAGCGGGCGGCTCCGCCATCCCGCTCGCTCCGACGCGGAGCCCTGATTGCGCTGGGGTTGCGAGCTCCTCAGCGACGGCGGCGCCGTCGCGCGGCCGCTGCGCCGCCTCTTTCGCCAGCATCCGGGCCACGAGGCGCTCGAGCGGCTCGGGGACGCCGTCGCGGAGCTCCCCGAGCCGCGGCGGCTCTTCCAGGACGACCTTCATGAGGAGCGAGAGCGCGTTATCGCCAAGGAACGGTGGGCGCCCCGCGAGGCACTCGAACAGCATACAGCCGAGCGCGAATACATCCGCGCGGGCATCGACGGACGGCTCGCCGCGCGCCTGCTCGGGGGCCATGTACCCCGGTGTGCCGAGGATCGCGCCTGGCGCCGTCAGGCTCCGCGCAAGCCGGATATCCCGAGCGATGCCGAAGTCGAGCAGCGTGGCGCGTTCGACCGCGCCGTCCACCAGCATCAGGTTGCTCGGCTTCAGATCGCGGTGGACGATCCCGAGCTTGTGGACTGCGCCGAGCGTCGCCGCCACCCGTGCTGCCAGGATCACGCTTTCGGCAATCGAGAGCGGTCCTTGAGCGAGCCTCGCGTCCAGGGTGATGCCATCGAGCCACTCCATGGCCAGGTAGGGCCGCCCCGTGGCGGTCATTCCGTGCGCCACATACTGCACGACCCCTGGCAGCCGGAGTGTGATGAGCGCTTCAGCCTCGCGCGAGAGCCGGCTCAGGTCGCGTATGTTCGCGCTCTGCAGCACCTTCAGCGCGACCACCTCCCCCGACCGCCGATCCCGCGCACGGTACACGTCCCCCATCCCGCCGGATCCGGCGAGCCGTTCGATCTCGAACCGATCCCCGACGACGTCCGAAGCGCGCATCGCCCTTCTTTAGGTGCTTCGCGCGAGCCCCCCGAATGCCGACCTCTCGCGCACGACCAGCACAGCTCACCACAAACGCAGGTTGATTTCCATCATCCAAACGTTGGTTCCCCTCGACGTCCCGGGGTCCACGTGCCCTGAAATGCCGCCGCGCTCTTTCGTCCCTACAGCAAAGCCATAGGCCCTCGCGGAGGGAGCACGCCGCGCGGCGCGCGCACGGGCTGTTGTCTGAGCCCAATTGACGTCCTGTGTCCGGCGCGCTCCGCGCGACGGGCACAGGACGTCTCAGGCGAGTTCAGCCCGTGCGCGCGCCGCGCGGCGTGCTCCCTCCGCGAGGGCCGGGCGAATCAGAACCCGCGTCTACTCCGTGGCCGCCGCCTCCCCTGCCCCGGCCGCCGCCGGCGCCGCCGCCACCTCCAGCTCGCAGCGCACCACCTGGACCTCGCCGTCCGCGAGCTCCGCCCGCTCCACGAGCTCGTGCTTCCCCGCCCGCACCGCCGCGAGCACGTCCCCCAGCGCCGGCCCGAGCCGCGCCAGCGTCGCCGCGTTCGCCCCCAGCGCCAGATGCGTCACCACGCGCCCCACGCTCGCGCCGAGCTCGCTCTTCCGCTTGTTGACCGCCGCCATCGCCGCAGCCGCCAGCTCCAGGAGCCCCGCGTCCGCCGGCGCCGCGACCTCCGCGAAATCCCCCGCCGCCGGCCACTTCGCCCGGTGGATCGACCGCTGTCCCGTCTCCTCCGCGTACACCCAGGCCCAGACCTCGTCGGTGATGTACGGAAGCACCGGCGCGAACAGCCGCAGCAGCACCGAGAGCCCGAGCCGCAGCGCAGCCACCGCCGAGCCCCGCGCCGCGTCGCCAGCGCCGCCCTCGCCGCGCGCACGCGCCTTGGCCAGCTCCAGGTACGCGTCGGTGAACCAGCGCCAGAAGAAATCCTCCGTCCGCTCGAGCGCCGCCGCGAACTCCTGTGCCTCGAACGAGCGCGTCGCGTCCGCCACCACCGCCGACAGCTTGTGCAAGAACGCCCGGTCCAGCTCCTCGGAGACCGGATGGACCTCCGCAGACTGGCTGAGCACGTACTTGCCCGCATTCCAGATCTTCGTCACGAGGCGCTTGCCGATCTTCAGCACCTTCTCGTCGAACGCCGTGTCCGTGCCGAGCCGCGCGCTCGCCGACCAGTAGCGGACCGCATCCGACGAGTAGTTGTCGAGCAGGTGCATCGGCGTCACGACATTGCCCTTGCTCTTCGACATCTTCTTGCGATCGGGGTCCAGGATCCACCCCGAGATCGCGATATGACGCCACGGCACCGACGCCTCGTGCAGCATCGCCTTCGCGATCGTGTAGAACGCCCACGTCCGGATGATGTCGTGCGCCTGCGGGCGCAGATCGGCCGGGAACAGCCGCGCGTGGCGCCCCTCGTCGAGCCCCCAGTGCGAGCTGATCTGCGGCGTGAGCGAGCTCGTGAACCACGTGTCGAACACGTCGGACTCCGCCGTGAAGCCGCCTGGCTTGTCCCGCTGAGACGCATCGTATCCGGGCGGCACGTCGACCGTCGGGTCGACCGGGAGCATCTCGCGCGTCGCGAGCAGCGGCCTACCGTGATCCGGGTTGCCCTCGGCGTCGAGCGGATACCAGACCGGGAACTGCACGCCGAAATACCGCTGGCGGCTGATGCACCAGTCGCCCTGGAGCCCCTCGGTCCAGTTGCGGTACCTGAGGCGCATGAAATCCGGGTGCCACTCGATCTTGTCGCCGAACTCGAGGAGCTTTTCCTTCTTGTCCGCGAGCCGGACGAACCACTGCCGCGTGGGCACGAACTCGAGCGGCTGATCGCCCTTCTCGAAGAACTTCACCGCCCGCTCGATCGGCTTCGGCTCGCCCCGCAGCGCCGGGCCCGTGCCCGCCACCGCCGCGTGCTCGTCGCGGCGGAGGAGCTCGACCACGGCCGCGCGCGCCTGCTTCACCCCCTTGCCCTGGAGCGGGGCATACGCCGCGTTCGCGGCGGCCGGATCGCGGCTCTGCCAGTCGCCCTCCCCGAACGTCACCGGGAGGACACGGCCGTTCTTGCCGAGCATCTGGCGGAGAGGGAGCTTCTGCTCCCGCCACCAGATCACGTCCGTCGCGTCGCCGAAGGTGCAGACCATCAGGATGCCCGTGCCCTTCTCGCGATCCACGAGCGTGCTCGGGAAGATCGGCACCGGCGCGCGGAAGATCGGCGTGAGCGCCGTCTTGCCGAAGAGGTGCTGATACCGCGGATCCTCGGGGTGGGCCGTCACGCCGACGCAGGCCGCGAGCAGCTCCGGGCGCGTCGTCGCGATGACGAGCTGCTCGCCCGTGCCCTCCACCGCGAACGCGATGTCGTGGAACGCGCCGGACTGCGGGCGATCCTCGACCTCCGCCTGCGCGACCGCGGTCTGGAAATCGACGTCCCACATCGTGGGCGCGAAGACCGAGTAGAGGTGGCCCTTCTCGTGCAGATCCAGGAACGACAGCTGCGCCGTCCTGCGGCAGTGATCATCGATAGTGGCATACTCGTACTGCCAGTCGACCGAGAGGCCCACCCGGCGGAAGAGCGCCTTGAAGACCTGCTCGTCCTCGCGCGTGACCTTGTGGCAGAGCTCGATGAAGTTCGGCCGCGACACGATGCGCGGCGGCTCCTTCTTGAGCGCCTCCGGCGCCGCCTGCGGCAGCGAGAGGCCGCGCTCGTAGGGCGTGCGCACGTCCGTGCGGACGTGGAAATAGTTCTGCACGCGCCGCTCGGTGGGCAGGCCGTTGTCGTCCCAGCCCATGGGATAGAAGATGTTGAACCCGAGCATCCGGCGCTGCCGGACGATGACGTCGGTGTGCGTGTAGCTGAAGACGTGGCCGATGTGCAGCGAGCCCGAGGCGGTCGGCGGAGGCGTGTCGACCACGAAGGTCTCCTCGCGGGGGCGCGAGGGGTCATAACGGTACGTCCCGTCGGCCTCCCACGCGTCGGCCAGGCGCTGCTCGGCGACGGGCGAGTCGAAATGCTTCGGGAGCGTCGCTGGATCGATGGTGCGGAACGTCTTCTTGGTCGTCACGTGATCACCTGCAAAACTGACCCCGCAGGTACCGCCCGCGGGGGCGCGCATCCTACGTCGTACCCAGGGTAACGCTCAAGGCGCGCCGCGTCACCGGAGGGCGATCCACGCTCGCGTCCGCCCGGGATCGGCGGCTCCGTCCTGGAGAGCCCGGTGGCTCCGCCGCGGCGCTCGACCTCGACGCGCTCGACGCGCCCGCCGAGGCGGCGGCTCAGTCGTAGCGCTCGACGTGGACGTGCTTGCGGGGGACGCCGAGCTCGCCGCGGGCAAGCTCGCGCACGAGCGAGACCATCCGATCGAGGCCGCAGATGAAGACGTGCGGGGCCGGATCCCCGCTCACCCCGGCGAGCTCCCGGTAGAGCTCGGGCACGTGCGCCTGCACGTAGCCGCGGCGGCCCGGCCAGGACGGGCCGCCGCGCGAGAGCGTGATCTCGTAGCGGATCCGGTCCGAGCCGCGCGCGAGCGCCTCGAGCTCGTCGCGGTAGATGACGTCCTCCTCGAAGCGCGCGCCGAACAGGACCCACAGGTGCGCGGCCGCCCCGGCGCGCAGCGACGCGTGAAGCATGCTCCGGAGCGGCGTGACGCCGGTGCCGGTGGCGACGAACAGCGAGGGCGCTGGGCTCTCGGGATCGCGCGTGAAGAGCCCGTGCGGGCCGACGGCGCGGAGCGTCGCGCCGGGCTCCAGCCGGTGCAGGTACTCCGAGCCGGCCCCGCCCTCTACGCGGGTGACCGCCAGATCGAAGCGAGGCGAGCCGTCGGGCGCAGAGGCGATCGAGTAGGCGCGCTTCACCTCACCGCCCGGGAGCGGGAGGACGAGGTTGACCCATTGCCCGGCCTCGAACAGGAACGCCCTGCCGTCGCTGCGCTCGAACGAGAGCTCTCGCACGAAAGGGCTGAGAGGCCGGACGGCGACGAGGCGGGCTTCGAACGGTTCGGCTTGGATCATGATGGGGCCTCTGCGGGGCCACAGGCTGCCGGGCCGCGCGGGTGGCGAGGTCTTACCGCAGCCCTCGCCCTGGCCCAATCACGATCGGAGCCGTCATGGCGCCGCCGGACGGCGTGGAGTCGCGGAAGTCTAGGCCTTCCGGCTCCACGCCGCCGGCGCGCACGGCCGGGCCGCCGCCCGTTCGCGGCGCTCCGGCGCCGGAGCGCAGCGGATCTACCGCTGCACGCCCATGCGCCGGCGCTGCGGGATGTTCAGCGCCGGCCGGGAGCGGTCCTGGTGGGGGAGCTTGCTCGGCGGGCGGGGCTCCCTGTGCGCGGGCTTCGGCGCGGGGACAGGCCCCGTCTGCGGCGGGCGCCGGTCGGGCGTCTTGGCCGAGCCGAGCTCCAGTGTGCGTTCGGGGAGATGCGCGGGTCGCTCCGTCATGGAATCCTCCATTCGATCACTCATCACCACAGCAGAAAGAGCACCAAGGCTGAACGAACCCTTCGAAGAACCGGCTCTCATATACCCTCCATTCATCGTACGACCCCGGATTGCAGGCACACCGATGCCGCGACGGACGCTGGCCATGGACGCCGCCCAAAGGCCGCTCGACTGGCGCTCTCGCGCGATGGACGCACCTCCACGCATCGCCGGGGCAGGGCGGTCCGCATCACCACACGCCCCCTCGCAAGGCGCCTCAGCGCCTCGCCGTCAGGGGAGATGGCGAGTCGGACCGCCGCGCCACGAACCATCCGGCTCGGTGCTTCGCGCGAGCGGCCAGCGAGCGAGGGCGTGCGACCGCGAGGTCAGCGACCTTCAGCGCATCGGACTCGTTCGCATTTCGGCCACGCTCCGTCCCACGAGCACACGACCCACGCCCGCGCGGGAAGGCTGCGGGCGGCCGTCGTGGCTGCTCACGTGCGGCAGCAGAAGGGCGCCGTGTCTACCTGGGCAACAGGCGCTTCCCCTTCGGGGCCGCGTGACGGAGCGGTGGTATCAGAGGAAAGTGTGCATGATTGACGCGGGCGACGCGTCGACAGCAACGCTAGCACCGGAGCCAGAGATCGCCCAGCACTTTCTGGTGGTGGGGTGCTTCGGCCGAAAGTGGGGTCTTT
The DNA window shown above is from Sorangium aterium and carries:
- a CDS encoding WD40 repeat domain-containing protein, whose product is MTARYDAASAVALPGGLLALGGEGEVTLLQPGGALERLGALERWVYGLALSPRRDLLLAGDAAGSARVFRLADRSLRCELKRSAGISAAAFDPTGTWFAVAGDDGSIALARVADCTGVDRQLAVRQLGIPQRRMRSVAAGQAVLVGDGAGNVSAWSTATWSLAGRWSAHAGEVTALAALPDGGWVSGGLDHAVVAMSGVSSAPPRRIGQLRNFPWALRPSPDGMSVLSADAAGDLTLLPLGEGGAPATLLSERRPLYALAVAPGRPEVVVAGMTGRVLRVSLVQAEDRNASWPRATMLRESVMALAYSPDGRWLAEAGTDGTVALRDAEPGDAPPRRFEGLERQVHALVLTPEHLWAGGDDEALVRWPIHAGAAAAPLRIEEHAPIHSIAATPDARMSPDARAPERVVVVLRSRCRDRPHIGMIVL
- a CDS encoding serine/threonine-protein kinase, which codes for MRASDVVGDRFEIERLAGSGGMGDVYRARDRRSGEVVALKVLQSANIRDLSRLSREAEALITLRLPGVVQYVAHGMTATGRPYLAMEWLDGITLDARLAQGPLSIAESVILAARVAATLGAVHKLGIVHRDLKPSNLMLVDGAVERATLLDFGIARDIRLARSLTAPGAILGTPGYMAPEQARGEPSVDARADVFALGCMLFECLAGRPPFLGDNALSLLMKVVLEEPPRLGELRDGVPEPLERLVARMLAKEAAQRPRDGAAVAEELATPAQSGLRVGASGMAEPPAPLVEITTAERRVMCVILAADGSPETDATLSEAEGAARLEALRDIAVRHGGRLELLQSQWLLIALSGAEAPTDLAARAAHCVLALRAELGGLPMAIATGLAEVAGRLPVGVLIDRVVQLFSRYARAAGSGIRLDSATAGLLASRFDITHEAEGSWLRGPKEEPETIPTLLGKPTPCVGRERELAQLSTEWRHCVDEPTASAVVVVGAPGLGKSRLAWEFLRALKEAGGAVEVLIGRADPMAAGSAFGLLAQALRRAMGILDGEPLEVRRSKVLARVEQLDSLGGKGAHVAAFLGELVGAPFPDERDVQLHAARRNSLLMGDRLREAFEDFVKAECQRRPVLLVLEDLHWGDLPTVTLVDAALQHAADLPFFVLALARPEVHELFPVLWSERKGLRLRLAPLPRRASERLVREVLGDGVGEGQVDELLARAEGNAFVLEEQIRAVAEGRGEGMPETALAMVQARLEALGIEERRVLRAASVFGETFWDGGVAALVGGVPVARRLAELARRELIVRRYDARIAGEVEYGFRHALVREAAYGTLTERDRRVGHGLAGDWLNRAGGADAMSLAEHFEIGGAQARAAEAYLRAAEEALRGGDLGAAIVRADRGIGCGAAGDTAGRLRRVQAEAHVWRGELMLAVERGSEALAQVERGSAAWFSAITPMVWAAFKLGRLDDVDRWMTEAANVVARDDVQGAKLRCLSAGAANLTLAGRYAEGAALLDLVERALANVEARDLEVVAHLNDARSAYAVCTGNLGAGAASLEAALLAFEQAGDHRNACSARTNLGSIYAEIGDFERAEPLIRIGLAEADRMHLHELKLGIENILAQVLAARGQLADGRGLAESVVTSSRRAGMVRQELCAHCYLAKIAFAMGDFEAAERAGRAAVVLTQSAPTLAVQATAVLARALLGLGRIDEAMQAAAGASSRLAEFGTVEEGESLVRLTYAEALAASGRHAEAAAAIASARAALLARAEKLSDPTWRERFLRDVPDNARTLELARRWLGG
- the valS gene encoding valine--tRNA ligase, encoding MTTKKTFRTIDPATLPKHFDSPVAEQRLADAWEADGTYRYDPSRPREETFVVDTPPPTASGSLHIGHVFSYTHTDVIVRQRRMLGFNIFYPMGWDDNGLPTERRVQNYFHVRTDVRTPYERGLSLPQAAPEALKKEPPRIVSRPNFIELCHKVTREDEQVFKALFRRVGLSVDWQYEYATIDDHCRRTAQLSFLDLHEKGHLYSVFAPTMWDVDFQTAVAQAEVEDRPQSGAFHDIAFAVEGTGEQLVIATTRPELLAACVGVTAHPEDPRYQHLFGKTALTPIFRAPVPIFPSTLVDREKGTGILMVCTFGDATDVIWWREQKLPLRQMLGKNGRVLPVTFGEGDWQSRDPAAANAAYAPLQGKGVKQARAAVVELLRRDEHAAVAGTGPALRGEPKPIERAVKFFEKGDQPLEFVPTRQWFVRLADKKEKLLEFGDKIEWHPDFMRLRYRNWTEGLQGDWCISRQRYFGVQFPVWYPLDAEGNPDHGRPLLATREMLPVDPTVDVPPGYDASQRDKPGGFTAESDVFDTWFTSSLTPQISSHWGLDEGRHARLFPADLRPQAHDIIRTWAFYTIAKAMLHEASVPWRHIAISGWILDPDRKKMSKSKGNVVTPMHLLDNYSSDAVRYWSASARLGTDTAFDEKVLKIGKRLVTKIWNAGKYVLSQSAEVHPVSEELDRAFLHKLSAVVADATRSFEAQEFAAALERTEDFFWRWFTDAYLELAKARARGEGGAGDAARGSAVAALRLGLSVLLRLFAPVLPYITDEVWAWVYAEETGQRSIHRAKWPAAGDFAEVAAPADAGLLELAAAAMAAVNKRKSELGASVGRVVTHLALGANAATLARLGPALGDVLAAVRAGKHELVERAELADGEVQVVRCELEVAAAPAAAGAGEAAATE
- a CDS encoding ferredoxin--NADP reductase translates to MIQAEPFEARLVAVRPLSPFVRELSFERSDGRAFLFEAGQWVNLVLPLPGGEVKRAYSIASAPDGSPRFDLAVTRVEGGAGSEYLHRLEPGATLRAVGPHGLFTRDPESPAPSLFVATGTGVTPLRSMLHASLRAGAAAHLWVLFGARFEEDVIYRDELEALARGSDRIRYEITLSRGGPSWPGRRGYVQAHVPELYRELAGVSGDPAPHVFICGLDRMVSLVRELARGELGVPRKHVHVERYD